Proteins found in one Brevinematia bacterium genomic segment:
- a CDS encoding proline--tRNA ligase — MRLSRFLLYTLREEPKDAEIASHKLMIRAGLIYKEESGLYGYLPLGLRVYNKVVNIIREEMNKAGAIEALPTILTPASIWEESGRLSTMGKEMIRIKDRRDGILVLGPTHEEAFTDIVRRTINSYKQLPIILYQIAKKFRDEIRPRFGVMRCREFTMKDAYSFDIDEKGLDESYLKMKQAYTNIFKRVGLNALPVEADVGSMGGTKSEEFMVFSSIGESTILYCPGCNYYANVERAESILEEDIEKEEEKPLQEVDTPNTYTIEDLKKFFNVSPKKFIKTLIYLADATPIAVLIRGDLDVNEVKLKNYLSCNELELADAETIERVTKASLGFAGPVGLEGIRIIADNSVKSINNGITGANKNDKHLINVNIGRDFVVKEFAEIRTSKAGDKCIRCGEILRETKGIEVGHIFKLGYKYSKSMNVTVLDKDGKRVNPIMGCYGIGVDRTIASVIEVSNDKNGIIWPITIAPFEAIIIPISTRDEKITKISEELYTSLLSDGIDIAIDDREETPGVKFNDSDLIGIPFKIIVGKKSVNENKVEVKRRDNGEIYEIPLKEAKDKIKELIKNEYSKYQS, encoded by the coding sequence ATGAGACTGAGTAGATTTCTTCTCTATACTCTCAGAGAAGAGCCCAAAGATGCCGAGATTGCAAGTCACAAATTGATGATCAGAGCAGGTTTGATATACAAGGAAGAAAGTGGACTTTATGGTTATTTGCCGTTGGGACTTAGAGTTTATAATAAAGTTGTCAATATCATTAGGGAGGAAATGAACAAAGCTGGTGCTATTGAGGCTTTACCTACGATTCTAACTCCTGCGAGTATATGGGAGGAAAGTGGCAGATTAAGCACTATGGGGAAGGAGATGATCAGAATAAAAGACAGAAGAGACGGCATTTTAGTTCTGGGTCCTACACATGAAGAAGCATTTACTGACATTGTAAGGAGAACAATAAACTCCTACAAACAGCTTCCTATAATCCTCTACCAAATTGCTAAAAAGTTTAGAGATGAAATAAGACCTAGGTTTGGGGTAATGAGATGTAGGGAATTTACAATGAAGGATGCCTACTCATTTGATATTGACGAGAAAGGACTAGATGAGAGCTACCTTAAGATGAAGCAAGCTTATACAAATATTTTCAAAAGAGTTGGACTCAATGCATTACCCGTAGAAGCAGATGTTGGAAGCATGGGAGGAACAAAAAGTGAAGAATTTATGGTTTTCTCATCCATAGGAGAATCAACAATACTTTACTGTCCTGGTTGCAACTACTACGCAAATGTGGAGAGAGCTGAATCTATACTAGAAGAAGATATAGAAAAAGAGGAAGAAAAACCCCTACAAGAAGTTGATACTCCTAACACCTACACGATAGAGGATCTTAAGAAGTTTTTCAATGTCTCTCCGAAGAAATTTATAAAGACCCTGATATACCTAGCTGATGCTACTCCTATAGCAGTGTTAATAAGGGGGGATTTAGACGTCAATGAAGTCAAGCTAAAAAATTACCTTAGTTGCAATGAGTTGGAACTGGCAGATGCTGAAACCATAGAGAGAGTAACAAAAGCCTCCTTAGGCTTTGCAGGTCCTGTAGGACTAGAAGGAATAAGAATTATAGCTGACAACTCTGTAAAGAGCATCAATAATGGCATTACGGGAGCAAACAAAAACGATAAGCATTTGATAAATGTCAACATTGGAAGAGACTTTGTGGTAAAAGAGTTTGCGGAAATAAGAACCTCTAAAGCTGGGGATAAGTGTATAAGATGTGGAGAAATTCTTAGGGAAACCAAGGGAATTGAGGTAGGTCACATTTTTAAGTTAGGCTACAAGTATTCCAAATCAATGAATGTCACAGTGCTTGATAAAGACGGAAAAAGGGTTAACCCAATAATGGGATGTTATGGAATAGGGGTTGACAGGACAATAGCCTCCGTAATAGAGGTAAGTAATGACAAAAACGGAATAATATGGCCTATAACCATAGCACCATTTGAAGCTATAATAATTCCCATTTCAACTAGGGATGAGAAGATAACAAAGATATCCGAGGAGTTATACACTTCCCTTCTCTCAGATGGGATTGACATTGCTATTGACGATAGAGAAGAAACCCCAGGAGTTAAATTCAACGACTCCGATCTTATAGGAATACCCTTCAAAATAATAGTTGGCAAAAAGTCTGTAAATGAGAATAAAGTTGAAGTAAAAAGGAGAGATAATGGTGAGATTTACGAAATTCCTTTGAAGGAAGCAAAAGATAAAATCAAAGAACTGATAAAGAACGAATACAGTAAATACCAATCATAA